A genomic stretch from Skermanella mucosa includes:
- a CDS encoding Lrp/AsnC family transcriptional regulator — translation MTDRQSPASLDATDRRLIELLRDNARLPTATLARHLGVSRGTVQNRIDRLMRDRVLLGFTVRLAADAGASPVRAIASLEVRSSDHRSVLGALKRIPEVTRVYSTNGRWDLVAEINTADLATLDRVLTEIRSNRAISHSETSILLAEVA, via the coding sequence ATGACGGATCGCCAATCTCCCGCGTCGCTCGACGCGACCGACCGCCGGCTGATCGAGCTTCTGCGCGACAACGCGCGCCTGCCGACCGCGACGCTCGCCCGGCATCTCGGCGTGTCGCGCGGCACGGTGCAGAACCGGATCGACCGGCTGATGCGGGACAGGGTGCTGCTCGGATTCACCGTCCGCCTCGCCGCCGACGCCGGGGCCAGCCCGGTCCGCGCCATCGCCTCGCTGGAGGTGCGGTCGAGCGATCACCGCTCGGTGCTCGGCGCTCTGAAGCGCATCCCCGAGGTCACCCGCGTCTATTCGACCAACGGCCGCTGGGACCTGGTGGCGGAGATCAACACCGCCGACCTCGCGACGCTGGACCGGGTCCTGACCGAGATCCGTTCCAACCGCGCCATATCCCACTCGGAAACCAGCATCCTGCTGGCCGAGGTCGCGTGA
- the rocF gene encoding arginase, which yields MGWTDSGKPRRSARVSLLGIPLELGAGEAGSVMGPAALRTAGLPALLAELGHDVADHGDLPHPAPVGDIGMAPADAAACRNLGHIAAWTRLIHDHAYLMARDGGFPIFLGGDHSMSMGTVSGIARHCREEGRELFVLWLDAHADFNTPATTPSGNMHGMSVAFACGDRSLRPLLGDRPFVPVKAGNVHLFGLRSIDPTEREAVQAHGIQVSDMRAIDESGVSIPLQRMLDRIDGGKAHLHVSLDVDFIDPGLAPGVGTTVPGGATYREAHLIMEMLHDSGLVGSLDIVELNPFLDERGKSARLLTELAASLFGRTIIDRPARRIRVA from the coding sequence ATGGGTTGGACGGATTCGGGCAAACCCCGGCGATCGGCGAGGGTATCGCTGCTGGGTATCCCGCTGGAGCTGGGCGCCGGCGAGGCCGGCTCAGTGATGGGTCCCGCGGCGCTCCGCACCGCCGGCCTGCCGGCCCTTTTGGCAGAACTCGGCCATGACGTCGCCGACCACGGCGACCTGCCGCACCCGGCCCCCGTCGGCGACATCGGCATGGCCCCGGCCGACGCCGCCGCGTGCCGCAACCTCGGCCACATCGCCGCCTGGACCCGGCTGATCCACGACCATGCCTACCTGATGGCGCGGGACGGCGGGTTCCCGATCTTCCTGGGCGGCGACCACAGCATGTCCATGGGCACGGTCAGCGGCATCGCCCGCCATTGCCGGGAAGAGGGCCGGGAGCTGTTCGTGCTCTGGCTCGACGCCCATGCCGATTTCAATACCCCGGCGACGACGCCCTCGGGCAACATGCACGGGATGTCGGTCGCCTTCGCCTGCGGCGACCGGAGCCTGCGGCCCCTGCTGGGCGACCGGCCCTTCGTTCCGGTCAAGGCCGGGAACGTCCACCTGTTCGGCCTTCGCTCGATCGACCCGACCGAGCGCGAGGCGGTCCAGGCGCACGGCATCCAGGTGTCGGACATGCGGGCGATCGACGAATCCGGAGTCTCGATCCCGCTGCAGCGGATGCTCGACCGGATCGACGGCGGCAAGGCCCACCTGCATGTCAGCCTGGATGTGGATTTCATCGATCCCGGCCTGGCGCCCGGCGTCGGAACGACGGTGCCGGGCGGCGCCACCTACCGCGAGGCGCACCTGATCATGGAGATGCTGCACGACAGCGGGCTGGTCGGGTCGCTCGACATCGTCGAACTGAACCCCTTCCTGGACGAGCGCGGCAAGAGCGCCCGCCTGCTGACCGAACTGGCCGCCAGCCTGTTCGGCCGGACCATCATCGACCGCCCGGCGCGGCGCATCCGCGTCGCCTGA
- the rocD gene encoding ornithine--oxo-acid transaminase, with protein sequence MTIATSPDALSRSAGLIEIEHSLGAHNYKPLDVVLTRGERVWVWDVDGNRYLDCLSAYSAVNQGHCHPKILAAMVEQAGKLTLTSRAFRNDQLALFYEELAALTNSHKILPMNSGAEAVESAIKAVRKWGYEVKGVPEGQAEIIVCSDNFHGRTIGIVGFSTDPDARGGFGPFPSGFRVVPFGDAEAFHAAITPNTVGFLVEPIQGEAGVIIPPPGYFRRVRELCTAHNVTLILDEIQTGLGRTGRLLAEEHEGIEADVTLIGKALSGGFYPVSAVLSNTEVLGVLKPGQHGSTFGGNPLACAVARAALKALVEEGMIENSAGLGAYFKGQLEGMKSGAVREVRGRGLMLAVELHPEAGGARRFCEALRARGILAKDTHGHTIRIAPPLVITRDEVDWALERIAPVLAEV encoded by the coding sequence ATGACCATCGCCACAAGCCCCGACGCCCTGTCCCGGAGCGCCGGCCTGATCGAGATCGAGCACTCGCTGGGCGCCCACAACTACAAGCCGCTCGACGTCGTCCTGACCCGCGGCGAGCGGGTCTGGGTGTGGGACGTCGACGGCAACCGCTACCTGGACTGCCTGTCGGCCTATTCGGCGGTCAACCAGGGCCACTGCCATCCGAAGATCCTGGCGGCGATGGTCGAGCAGGCGGGCAAGCTGACCCTGACCTCGCGCGCCTTCCGCAACGACCAGCTGGCGCTGTTCTACGAGGAGCTGGCGGCGCTGACCAATTCCCATAAGATCCTGCCCATGAACAGCGGGGCGGAGGCCGTGGAATCCGCGATCAAGGCGGTGCGCAAGTGGGGCTACGAGGTCAAGGGCGTGCCCGAGGGGCAGGCCGAGATCATCGTCTGCTCCGACAATTTCCACGGCCGGACCATCGGCATCGTGGGCTTCTCCACCGATCCCGACGCGCGGGGCGGCTTCGGCCCGTTCCCCTCGGGCTTCCGGGTGGTGCCGTTCGGCGACGCGGAGGCGTTCCATGCCGCGATCACGCCGAACACCGTGGGCTTCCTGGTCGAGCCGATCCAGGGCGAGGCCGGCGTGATCATCCCGCCGCCGGGATATTTCCGCCGCGTGCGCGAGCTTTGCACCGCCCACAACGTCACGTTGATCCTGGACGAGATCCAGACCGGCCTGGGCCGCACCGGCCGGCTGCTGGCCGAGGAGCACGAGGGGATCGAGGCCGACGTCACCCTGATCGGCAAGGCCCTGTCCGGCGGCTTCTATCCGGTCTCGGCCGTGCTCTCCAACACGGAGGTGCTGGGCGTGCTCAAGCCGGGCCAGCACGGCAGCACCTTCGGCGGCAACCCGCTGGCCTGCGCCGTCGCCCGCGCCGCCCTGAAGGCGCTGGTCGAGGAGGGCATGATCGAGAACTCGGCCGGGCTTGGCGCCTATTTCAAGGGGCAGCTGGAGGGGATGAAGAGCGGCGCGGTGCGCGAGGTGCGCGGCCGGGGGCTGATGCTGGCGGTCGAGCTGCATCCCGAGGCGGGCGGCGCCCGGCGTTTCTGCGAGGCCCTGCGGGCGCGCGGCATCCTGGCCAAGGACACCCACGGCCACACCATCCGCATCGCCCCGCCGCTGGTCATCACCCGCGACGAGGTGGACTGGGCGCTGGAGCGGATCGCGCCGGTGCTGGCGGAAGTTTGA